From one Streptomyces sp. ICC1 genomic stretch:
- a CDS encoding beta-glucanase, which produces MISDTLERLRNLVRPRRAPVFTADFASSAQWVAGRSWAYPDGGPVNPGDNKLDHLVADPAYSRGGVFRATPRPDGHWDSGLLTTEGSDGDFTVRTGDVLEARVKLPVRRGAWPAIWTWRDGGQEIDVFEYHPDNPDLLELSNHVREAHRYHRDPAIRPGAWIDLKVEFGRGSVVWWVNGDRVFSDGRGVGRGWSAYLIVNLSVSAGRYHPAPEPGVEELSYEVSQLRVYRTR; this is translated from the coding sequence ATGATCTCGGACACGCTCGAACGGCTGCGGAACCTGGTCCGACCGCGCCGCGCCCCCGTCTTCACCGCCGACTTCGCCTCTTCCGCCCAGTGGGTCGCCGGCCGCTCGTGGGCGTATCCCGACGGCGGCCCGGTCAACCCGGGCGACAACAAGCTGGACCACCTCGTCGCCGACCCCGCCTACAGCCGCGGAGGGGTCTTCCGCGCGACGCCGCGGCCCGACGGCCACTGGGACAGCGGGCTGCTCACCACCGAGGGCAGCGACGGGGACTTCACGGTGCGCACCGGCGACGTGCTGGAGGCGCGGGTGAAGCTGCCGGTGCGGCGGGGCGCGTGGCCCGCCATCTGGACCTGGCGCGACGGCGGCCAGGAGATCGACGTCTTCGAGTACCACCCCGACAACCCGGACCTGCTGGAACTCTCCAACCACGTTCGGGAGGCGCACCGCTACCACCGCGACCCCGCGATCCGGCCCGGAGCGTGGATCGACCTGAAGGTCGAGTTCGGGAGGGGTTCGGTCGTCTGGTGGGTCAACGGCGACCGGGTCTTCAGTGACGGCCGGGGCGTGGGCCGCGGCTGGTCCGCCTACCTCATCGTCAACCTCTCGGTCTCCGCGGGCAGGTACCACCCGGCGCCCGAGCCTGGGGTCGAGGAACTGTCCTACGAGGTCTCGCAGTTGCGGGTCTACCGCACGCGCTGA
- a CDS encoding TlpA disulfide reductase family protein, with amino-acid sequence MDVTILDGDRETVVAAQAGPAGRILLTPEAAERALGWVRKPHGWCRDELCVPASAAAGAEHGGLLDPVAFAEILDRPVATGTGVVAIGISAQERSRALTGTAAPDFALPDADGVRHALSDLRGRKVALVFWGSWCGCRYDLPAWERRHAALAGHGFSVLSVAVDRRTADAAPWIAEAAVTHPALIDTDGSVADLYDVLNVPTVLWIDEEGRIVRPHDTQFATDLFRELSGLDSAAALAALDRWVLTGDSGLSEEAVALHTRRATADRQAARTEAALGLWLHRNGRQAEAGPHFARAERLAPEDLTIWRGTMPLRGLDPMGDGYFAKRTALTEAGIPIYRPLGDWQPA; translated from the coding sequence ATGGACGTCACGATTCTGGACGGCGACCGGGAGACGGTCGTCGCCGCACAGGCTGGCCCGGCGGGCCGGATCCTGCTCACGCCGGAGGCGGCCGAGCGTGCTCTCGGCTGGGTCCGCAAACCGCACGGCTGGTGCCGTGACGAGCTGTGCGTGCCGGCGTCCGCCGCGGCCGGGGCCGAACACGGGGGCCTGCTCGACCCGGTGGCGTTCGCCGAGATCCTCGACCGCCCGGTCGCGACCGGCACCGGGGTCGTGGCCATCGGCATCTCGGCGCAGGAGCGCTCACGGGCGCTCACCGGGACCGCCGCCCCGGACTTCGCCCTGCCCGACGCGGACGGAGTCCGGCATGCGCTGAGCGATCTGCGCGGCCGCAAGGTCGCGCTGGTCTTCTGGGGCTCGTGGTGCGGCTGCCGCTACGACCTCCCCGCATGGGAGCGCCGCCACGCCGCTCTGGCCGGACACGGTTTCAGCGTCCTCAGTGTCGCCGTGGACCGCCGGACGGCCGACGCGGCCCCGTGGATCGCCGAAGCCGCCGTCACCCACCCCGCGCTCATCGACACCGACGGCTCCGTGGCCGACCTCTACGACGTGCTGAACGTCCCCACGGTCCTGTGGATCGACGAGGAGGGCCGTATCGTCCGCCCCCACGACACGCAGTTCGCGACCGACCTGTTCCGCGAACTGTCGGGCCTGGACTCCGCGGCGGCGCTGGCCGCACTCGACCGCTGGGTCCTCACCGGCGACAGCGGACTGTCCGAAGAGGCCGTGGCCCTGCACACCCGCCGGGCCACGGCCGACCGGCAGGCGGCCCGCACGGAAGCGGCTCTCGGCCTCTGGCTGCACCGCAACGGCCGCCAGGCGGAAGCCGGGCCGCACTTCGCGCGAGCCGAGCGGCTCGCACCGGAGGACCTGACCATCTGGCGCGGCACGATGCCACTGCGCGGCCTGGACCCGATGGGCGACGGGTACTTCGCCAAGCGCACCGCGCTCACCGAGGCCGGAATCCCGATCTACCGCCCCCTCGGCGACTGGCAGCCGGCATGA
- a CDS encoding TetR/AcrR family transcriptional regulator: MSGDLFTRTQALGQEALRAALLDLAAQLLAAEGSAGLTMRRIATAAGCSTTVLYRHFGAKDGIAEALYREGFERLRHRLEGVPPHDDPPAHLAALGRAYRDNALAERNLYQVMFAGLIPGFTPTAQARSTAAASLDVLREAVRTCAAAGAFRPDVDVDEVTDTIWAAAHGSISLELAGHFAADTAEHRYRTLTGAAVAAFLRR; the protein is encoded by the coding sequence ATGAGCGGCGACCTCTTCACCCGTACCCAGGCGCTGGGCCAGGAAGCACTGCGAGCCGCCCTCCTGGACCTCGCGGCCCAACTCCTCGCCGCGGAAGGCTCGGCCGGGCTCACCATGCGCCGCATCGCCACCGCGGCCGGCTGCTCGACCACGGTCCTCTACCGCCACTTCGGAGCGAAGGACGGCATCGCCGAAGCCCTGTACCGGGAGGGCTTCGAACGCCTCCGCCACCGCCTGGAGGGCGTCCCGCCCCACGACGATCCGCCCGCACACCTGGCGGCCCTGGGCCGCGCCTACCGCGACAACGCCCTGGCCGAACGCAATCTCTACCAGGTCATGTTCGCCGGACTGATCCCGGGCTTCACCCCCACCGCCCAGGCCCGCTCGACCGCCGCGGCGAGCCTCGACGTCCTGCGCGAAGCCGTACGCACCTGCGCGGCGGCCGGGGCCTTCCGCCCGGACGTCGACGTCGACGAGGTGACGGACACCATCTGGGCGGCCGCCCACGGCTCGATCAGCCTGGAGCTGGCCGGCCACTTCGCCGCCGATACCGCGGAGCACCGCTATCGGACCCTCACGGGGGCCGCGGTAGCCGCGTTCCTGCGTCGATGA
- a CDS encoding phospholipase D-like domain-containing protein — translation MARTSRTKAVVRASALALGFSLLGATTTAFAADAPTPHLDSIEQTLRQVSPGLEGSVWERTSGNRLGSSVPGGADWLLQTPGCWGDAACADRPGSRRLLEKMRQDIAGARQTVDISTLAPFPNGGYQEAIVAGLRESAQKGNRLKVRILVGAAPLYHSTVIPSSYRDELIAKLGPAAAGNITLNVASMTTSKTAFSWNHSKLVVVDGGSVITGGINSWKDDYLETSHPVSDVDLALSGPAAGSAGRYLDSLWDWTCRNKSSWSSVWFAASPGADCMPSLPRPASPEGGGNIPALAVGGLGVGIRQNDPASAFRPVLPTAGDTKCGIGIHDNTNADRDYDTVNPEESALRALVSSANSHIEISQQDVHATCPPLPRYDVRLYDALAAKLVSGVKVRIVVSDPANRGTIGSGGYSQIKSLSEVSDALRGRVTALTGDGGRARTALCENLQLATFRASDQPTWADGKPYAQHHKLVSVDGSAFYIGSKNLYPSWLQDFGYVVESPAAAAQLKSDLLDPQWRYSQATATYDYARGLCRG, via the coding sequence TTGGCCCGCACCTCCCGTACGAAGGCCGTCGTCCGCGCATCGGCCCTCGCGCTCGGCTTCTCCCTCCTCGGAGCCACCACCACCGCGTTCGCTGCGGACGCACCCACACCGCACCTGGACTCGATCGAGCAGACCCTGCGCCAGGTCTCGCCGGGCCTGGAGGGCTCGGTCTGGGAGCGCACCTCCGGCAACCGGCTCGGCTCGTCCGTGCCCGGTGGCGCCGACTGGCTGCTCCAGACACCCGGTTGCTGGGGCGACGCGGCGTGCGCCGACCGGCCCGGATCGCGCCGCCTCCTGGAGAAGATGCGCCAGGACATCGCGGGCGCCCGGCAGACGGTGGACATATCCACGCTGGCGCCCTTCCCCAACGGCGGCTACCAGGAGGCGATCGTCGCGGGCCTCAGGGAGTCCGCCCAGAAGGGCAACCGGCTGAAGGTGCGCATCTTGGTGGGCGCCGCACCCCTCTACCACTCCACGGTGATCCCGTCGTCCTACCGGGACGAGCTGATCGCGAAGCTGGGCCCGGCCGCCGCGGGCAACATCACCCTCAACGTGGCTTCGATGACCACCTCGAAGACCGCCTTCTCCTGGAACCACTCCAAGCTGGTCGTGGTGGACGGCGGTTCGGTGATCACCGGCGGCATCAACAGCTGGAAGGACGACTACCTGGAGACCTCCCACCCGGTGAGCGACGTCGATCTCGCGCTGTCCGGACCCGCGGCGGGCTCCGCGGGCCGCTACCTTGACTCCCTGTGGGACTGGACCTGCCGCAACAAGAGCAGCTGGAGCTCGGTCTGGTTCGCCGCCTCGCCCGGCGCGGACTGCATGCCCTCCCTGCCCCGGCCCGCCTCCCCGGAAGGCGGGGGGAACATCCCCGCGCTCGCCGTCGGCGGCCTCGGCGTGGGCATCCGGCAGAACGACCCCGCCTCGGCCTTCCGCCCGGTCCTGCCCACGGCCGGCGACACCAAGTGCGGGATCGGGATACACGACAACACCAACGCCGACCGGGACTACGACACCGTCAACCCGGAGGAGAGCGCCCTGCGCGCCCTGGTCTCCAGCGCGAACTCGCACATCGAGATCTCCCAGCAGGACGTGCACGCCACCTGCCCGCCGCTGCCCCGCTACGACGTGCGCCTCTACGACGCCCTGGCCGCGAAGCTCGTCTCGGGTGTGAAGGTCCGCATCGTCGTGAGCGACCCGGCGAACCGCGGCACGATCGGCAGCGGAGGCTACTCGCAGATCAAGTCGCTGTCCGAGGTGAGCGACGCCCTGCGCGGCCGGGTGACGGCCCTGACCGGCGACGGCGGCCGGGCGCGGACGGCCCTGTGCGAGAACCTCCAACTGGCCACGTTCCGCGCCTCCGACCAGCCGACCTGGGCGGACGGCAAGCCGTACGCCCAGCACCACAAGCTGGTCTCGGTCGACGGATCGGCCTTCTACATCGGCTCCAAGAACCTGTACCCGTCCTGGCTGCAGGACTTCGGGTACGTCGTCGAGAGCCCGGCCGCGGCCGCACAGCTGAAGAGCGACCTGCTGGACCCGCAGTGGCGGTACTCCCAGGCCACCGCGACGTACGACTACGCCCGCGGCCTCTGCCGGGGCTGA
- a CDS encoding phosphodiester glycosidase family protein, with product MNHTPRKLIATAASVGAMLLLTSPQAFGAEPAPNPMTRWIYHEDSSRLAPGANHFRYTEDPALLAGRTAPRELNIVRMDPVAGAVRLETSFGKKAGVAETVRDQLATATPPLAGTNASFASYDRRGDGVASMMFNGLSARDGVINGSSCVSAFGPVDANGKYGSVTEGMQATVLQYGFPYISRLKSELTVEVMAEANGPVLATHVLDDVNRTPGRAMGCARDLDDVNHQKAVTYLGTTTATTVFQDPDELIVFNGNYGVATPPKNLDTDPAVTGDDAEGTEIVIDQTGRIAAPKAARGGENVAAGGYALQAIGTGSETWLKANATAGRYLRVVQKVIDVGAPPLKSTQSPTVEAPRPIAMDESTDIVSSTHGLISDGVPRTNEDLKTCKRLYDKDNNSVGKVANRPRLDTDFCRDSRTSIGVDEQGRTLLITITGPRDAAPPATEAAADKTADGAFMWEVRDILAHWGAVDAMNLDGGGSTTMVTHGVRQTGRTDTVLQDGVLQWAERTLGDSVYVGRGGTPLP from the coding sequence GTGAACCACACCCCGCGCAAGCTGATCGCGACGGCCGCTAGCGTCGGCGCCATGCTCCTGCTCACCTCTCCCCAGGCCTTCGGCGCCGAACCGGCCCCGAACCCGATGACCCGGTGGATCTACCACGAGGACAGCTCCAGGCTCGCCCCGGGGGCCAACCACTTCAGGTACACCGAGGATCCGGCACTGCTGGCCGGCCGGACGGCCCCGCGCGAGCTGAACATCGTACGAATGGACCCCGTCGCGGGTGCGGTGCGCCTGGAGACCTCCTTCGGCAAGAAGGCCGGGGTCGCCGAAACCGTCCGGGACCAGCTGGCCACGGCCACCCCGCCGCTGGCCGGCACCAACGCCAGCTTCGCGTCCTACGACAGGCGCGGCGACGGTGTGGCGTCGATGATGTTCAACGGGCTCTCCGCCCGTGACGGCGTCATCAACGGGTCCAGCTGTGTCAGCGCCTTCGGCCCCGTGGACGCGAACGGGAAGTACGGCAGTGTCACGGAAGGGATGCAGGCGACCGTCCTCCAGTACGGATTCCCCTACATCTCCCGCCTGAAATCCGAGCTGACCGTCGAGGTCATGGCCGAGGCGAACGGGCCGGTGCTGGCGACACACGTCCTCGACGACGTGAACCGGACGCCCGGACGCGCCATGGGCTGCGCCCGGGACCTGGACGACGTCAACCACCAGAAGGCCGTCACGTACCTCGGGACCACGACGGCGACGACCGTCTTCCAGGACCCTGACGAGCTCATCGTGTTCAACGGGAACTACGGCGTGGCCACGCCGCCGAAGAACCTCGACACGGACCCCGCCGTGACCGGGGACGACGCCGAGGGAACCGAGATCGTCATCGACCAGACGGGCCGGATCGCAGCCCCCAAGGCTGCCCGGGGCGGAGAGAACGTGGCGGCCGGCGGCTACGCGCTGCAGGCCATCGGCACGGGCTCGGAGACCTGGCTCAAGGCGAACGCCACGGCGGGACGCTACCTGCGGGTGGTCCAGAAGGTCATCGACGTCGGGGCTCCGCCGCTCAAGTCGACGCAATCACCGACCGTGGAAGCACCACGGCCCATCGCCATGGACGAGTCCACCGACATCGTCAGCAGCACCCACGGGCTCATCAGCGACGGGGTGCCCAGGACCAACGAAGACCTCAAGACCTGCAAGCGGCTGTACGACAAGGACAACAACTCCGTGGGCAAGGTGGCGAACCGGCCCCGCCTCGACACCGACTTCTGCCGGGACTCGCGTACGTCCATCGGCGTCGACGAGCAGGGACGCACCCTGCTCATCACGATCACCGGACCGCGCGACGCGGCTCCCCCCGCCACTGAAGCGGCCGCGGACAAGACCGCGGACGGCGCCTTCATGTGGGAGGTGCGCGACATCCTCGCGCACTGGGGCGCCGTCGACGCCATGAACCTCGACGGCGGCGGCTCCACCACCATGGTGACCCACGGCGTCCGCCAGACCGGCCGCACGGACACCGTCCTTCAGGACGGAGTGCTCCAGTGGGCCGAGCGCACCCTCGGCGACTCCGTCTACGTGGGCAGGGGCGGCACCCCGCTCCCGTAG
- a CDS encoding peptidase inhibitor family I36 protein, with product MKINILRGSLLAGVLALFGSVLFALPASAAAFDDCLDNRLCLYTAEGGTTAAGDTRKPRNYESHITPQTYSEFDNETKSAWNKTGYWACLYTETKWGGSVQAVAPGAKVPTLSAELKAQGAGVSSHKFAPSMALCSTGHERCPEDSLCLFKEKNGRGEMTALKRDDNAYSAAWDNQVESVRNRTQSIACFYPDAAQSGQWTTTAPNATYTAYTVLRGDTTNLTAPFADSISSHKLDANSDSNEDCKP from the coding sequence ATGAAGATCAACATCTTGCGCGGCTCCCTGCTCGCCGGGGTGCTGGCGCTGTTCGGCTCAGTGCTCTTCGCCCTCCCGGCCAGCGCCGCGGCCTTCGACGACTGCCTCGACAACCGGCTCTGCCTCTATACCGCCGAAGGCGGAACGACCGCCGCGGGCGACACCCGCAAGCCCCGCAACTACGAGAGCCACATCACCCCCCAGACCTACTCCGAATTCGACAACGAGACGAAGTCGGCGTGGAACAAGACCGGGTACTGGGCCTGCCTCTACACGGAGACCAAGTGGGGCGGCAGCGTGCAGGCCGTGGCACCGGGGGCCAAGGTTCCCACCCTCAGCGCCGAGCTGAAGGCGCAGGGCGCCGGCGTCAGCTCGCACAAGTTCGCCCCGAGCATGGCCCTGTGCTCCACCGGCCACGAGCGCTGCCCGGAAGACTCCCTGTGCCTGTTCAAGGAGAAGAACGGCCGCGGCGAGATGACCGCGCTGAAGCGCGACGACAACGCCTACTCGGCCGCCTGGGACAACCAGGTCGAGTCCGTCCGCAACCGCACCCAGTCGATCGCGTGCTTCTACCCCGACGCCGCGCAGAGCGGCCAGTGGACGACCACCGCGCCCAACGCCACGTACACGGCGTACACCGTGCTCCGCGGTGACACCACCAACCTGACAGCTCCGTTCGCCGACTCCATCAGCTCCCACAAGCTCGACGCGAACAGCGACTCGAACGAGGACTGCAAGCCGTGA
- a CDS encoding endonuclease/exonuclease/phosphatase family protein, with protein sequence MRLRTTLALTGALCSALLPAAAAHADTPSAKTYNVWQWNVAGDSIHDGSTTDKLVTEATASIEYRKADFAGFNELCQNQYDEIVKQLRADGWPEDPQNFARFAPSRAAGNPAVCQGNAFGNAVFSKKPLGSADRLTLPSDGTTEDRNLLCAPLTDGSRTRFCTTHITTKTDFSASQLDYVRGKLDGYHTAGDTVLIAGDFNAQPNYGRLNSFYAPSANTVNNPNNTGAFRELDDNDAAHCAGYGERTTETSATTPPPCGTEAKIDLIFVRESDLAGPYSADSLAISTECTGVSACSDHRILTGTVTVTT encoded by the coding sequence ATGCGTCTGCGCACGACACTCGCCCTGACCGGAGCGCTCTGCTCGGCCCTCCTGCCGGCCGCCGCGGCCCATGCCGACACGCCGAGCGCGAAGACCTACAACGTGTGGCAGTGGAACGTCGCGGGCGACAGCATTCACGACGGGTCGACCACCGACAAGCTCGTCACCGAGGCCACCGCGTCCATCGAGTACCGCAAGGCCGACTTCGCGGGCTTCAACGAGCTCTGCCAGAACCAGTACGACGAGATCGTCAAGCAGCTGCGCGCCGACGGGTGGCCCGAGGACCCGCAGAACTTCGCGCGCTTCGCCCCCAGCCGCGCCGCCGGAAACCCCGCCGTCTGCCAGGGCAACGCCTTCGGGAACGCCGTCTTCAGCAAGAAGCCCCTCGGCTCCGCCGACCGGCTGACGCTGCCTTCCGACGGAACCACGGAAGACCGCAACCTGCTCTGCGCCCCGCTCACCGATGGCTCCCGGACCCGGTTCTGCACCACCCACATCACCACGAAGACCGACTTCTCCGCGAGCCAGCTGGACTACGTGCGCGGCAAGCTGGACGGCTACCACACGGCCGGTGACACCGTCCTGATCGCCGGAGACTTCAACGCGCAGCCCAACTACGGGCGCCTGAACTCCTTCTACGCACCCAGCGCGAACACCGTCAACAACCCGAACAACACCGGCGCGTTCCGTGAACTCGACGACAACGACGCCGCGCACTGCGCCGGCTACGGCGAGCGGACCACGGAGACGTCCGCCACCACCCCGCCCCCGTGCGGCACCGAAGCGAAGATCGATCTGATCTTCGTCCGCGAGAGCGACCTGGCCGGCCCCTACAGCGCCGACTCCCTCGCCATCTCCACCGAGTGCACGGGCGTCAGCGCCTGCTCCGACCACCGCATCCTCACCGGCACCGTCACCGTCACCACCTGA
- a CDS encoding VOC family protein has translation MVSVVQNVAIDCADAYGLARFWSGVTGRPMDPDARPGDRETQVLLAEGPALYFNEVPETKTVKNRIHLCLRPETSRDQEVDRLLGLGAAFVGDHRNPDGSGWAVLADPEGNEFCVLRSGSDRAATNS, from the coding sequence ATGGTTTCAGTAGTGCAGAACGTGGCGATCGACTGTGCGGATGCCTACGGGCTGGCCCGGTTCTGGAGCGGTGTGACGGGCCGTCCGATGGATCCGGATGCCAGACCGGGGGACCGGGAGACCCAGGTGCTGCTGGCGGAGGGGCCGGCGCTCTACTTCAACGAGGTGCCCGAGACCAAGACGGTCAAGAACCGGATCCATCTGTGTCTGCGCCCCGAGACCTCGCGCGATCAGGAGGTGGACCGGCTGCTGGGACTCGGTGCCGCATTCGTCGGTGATCACAGGAATCCCGACGGTTCAGGCTGGGCGGTCCTGGCCGATCCCGAGGGCAACGAGTTCTGCGTTCTGCGCAGTGGGTCCGACCGGGCCGCCACGAACTCCTGA
- the bla gene encoding class A beta-lactamase — MDTTGQTPSRRTLLAWGAGAALTASLSAGGSASASAATSTAVAQRLAELERAHSARLGVHAHDTATGRTVGYRARERFPLCSVFKTLAVAAVLRDLDRDGEFLAKRIRYTGQEVTGAGHTPITGKPENLADGMTVGELSDAAIRFSDNAAANLLLRELGGPTAVTRFARSIGDATTRLDRWEPELNTAEPWRITDTTTPHAIGRTYERLTLGTTLAPADRRRLTDWLLGNTTGGERLRAGLPPAWAVADKTGGGAYGTNNDVAVAWPPGRPPLVIAVLTTRSHRDAPADNLLIARTAEVVSAALAGR; from the coding sequence GTGGACACCACAGGACAGACCCCGTCCCGACGCACCCTGCTCGCGTGGGGGGCCGGAGCGGCACTGACAGCCTCCCTGTCGGCGGGCGGGAGCGCCTCCGCCTCCGCCGCGACCTCGACCGCCGTCGCGCAGCGGCTGGCGGAACTGGAACGGGCGCACTCCGCCCGGCTGGGCGTCCACGCCCATGACACCGCCACCGGCCGCACCGTGGGGTACCGGGCCCGGGAGCGGTTCCCCCTCTGCTCGGTCTTCAAGACCCTGGCCGTGGCCGCCGTACTGCGCGACCTCGACCGGGACGGGGAGTTCCTGGCCAAGCGCATCCGCTACACCGGGCAGGAGGTCACCGGCGCCGGCCACACCCCGATCACCGGCAAGCCGGAGAACCTCGCCGACGGCATGACGGTCGGGGAGCTGAGCGACGCCGCGATCCGCTTCAGCGACAACGCCGCCGCCAACCTCCTCCTGCGCGAGCTGGGCGGCCCGACCGCCGTCACCCGCTTCGCCCGGTCGATCGGGGACGCCACGACGCGTCTGGACCGGTGGGAGCCGGAGCTGAACACCGCCGAACCCTGGCGGATCACCGACACCACCACCCCGCACGCCATCGGGCGGACCTACGAGCGCCTCACCCTCGGCACCACGCTCGCGCCGGCGGACCGACGGCGGCTCACCGACTGGCTGCTGGGCAACACCACGGGCGGCGAGCGGCTGCGGGCCGGTCTGCCGCCGGCCTGGGCGGTCGCCGACAAGACCGGGGGAGGTGCGTACGGCACCAACAACGACGTGGCCGTCGCGTGGCCCCCCGGCCGCCCGCCGCTCGTCATCGCCGTCCTGACGACCAGGTCCCACCGCGACGCCCCGGCCGACAACCTCCTGATCGCCCGAACCGCCGAAGTCGTGTCAGCGGCCCTGGCCGGAAGGTGA